From one Streptomyces sp. R41 genomic stretch:
- a CDS encoding M1 family metallopeptidase, with the protein MSTFRTPRRRARLALAAAITVAAALTGPVSQAASSTSPYTASAEAGAPSPGAAGLGDPIFPLDGNGGYKVSRYLLEFDWQAPKTPFEAATTIKATATQALSRFDLDFAGNTLHTVTVDGKPAAAERDGDELVVTPAKPLARGKAFTVKVTYTADPTQIRHRDDAIEDYGWIPTPDGTVLYPQPNGAKMIFPSNDHPSQRAPITFRITTPPDLKAVANGELTDRTEQADGRVKWTYDSEQPLATQLAQLAIGKFTFVDGTGPHGLPIRDVVPDDLVAPTEQYRKLTADHITWLEERLGPYPFNRYGLLVGDTDLGVALETQTLSLIPKADLLGDQVSAERNLVHELTHQWTGDSVGIKTWSDLWLSEGHARFYERLYSQAHGGDSFEATMKTAYANHDQWRHDYGAPAEPTEPNLFKRMRYDGSALVLYALREKVGQETFGKIERAWVTKYRGKIAGTQDYIDLASKVAGQDLDGFLHPWLYGAKTPPMPNHPDWVVNPVQS; encoded by the coding sequence ATGAGCACGTTCCGGACGCCTCGCCGCAGAGCTCGCCTGGCCCTGGCGGCGGCGATCACCGTGGCAGCCGCCTTAACGGGTCCGGTCTCGCAAGCCGCTTCCTCCACGTCCCCGTACACCGCTTCCGCCGAAGCCGGCGCCCCGTCCCCGGGAGCGGCAGGCCTCGGCGACCCGATCTTCCCGCTCGACGGCAACGGCGGATACAAGGTCAGCCGCTACCTCCTCGAGTTCGACTGGCAGGCCCCGAAGACACCCTTCGAGGCCGCCACGACGATCAAGGCGACCGCCACCCAGGCACTGTCCCGCTTCGACCTGGACTTCGCCGGGAACACCCTGCACACCGTGACCGTCGACGGGAAGCCGGCCGCCGCCGAACGCGACGGCGACGAGCTGGTGGTCACCCCCGCGAAGCCCCTCGCCCGGGGCAAGGCCTTCACCGTCAAGGTCACCTACACCGCCGACCCGACCCAGATACGCCACCGCGACGACGCCATCGAGGACTACGGCTGGATCCCCACGCCGGACGGCACGGTGCTGTATCCGCAGCCCAACGGCGCCAAGATGATCTTTCCGTCGAACGATCATCCGAGCCAGCGGGCACCGATCACCTTCCGCATCACCACGCCGCCGGACCTCAAGGCGGTCGCCAACGGCGAGCTCACCGACCGCACCGAGCAGGCCGACGGGCGCGTGAAGTGGACGTACGACTCCGAACAGCCGCTGGCGACGCAGCTCGCACAGCTGGCGATCGGCAAGTTCACCTTCGTCGACGGCACGGGCCCGCACGGGCTGCCGATCCGCGACGTGGTCCCGGACGACCTGGTCGCACCGACCGAGCAGTACCGCAAGCTCACCGCCGACCACATCACCTGGCTGGAGGAGCGGCTCGGCCCGTACCCCTTCAACCGGTACGGCCTCCTCGTCGGCGACACCGACCTGGGCGTGGCCCTGGAGACGCAGACGCTCTCCCTGATCCCGAAGGCCGACCTGCTCGGCGACCAGGTCAGCGCCGAGCGGAACCTGGTGCATGAGCTGACCCACCAGTGGACCGGTGACAGCGTCGGCATCAAGACCTGGTCCGACCTGTGGCTGAGCGAGGGCCACGCCCGCTTCTACGAGCGGTTGTACTCGCAGGCGCACGGCGGCGACAGCTTCGAGGCCACGATGAAGACGGCGTACGCGAACCACGACCAGTGGCGCCACGACTACGGCGCCCCGGCCGAGCCCACCGAGCCGAACCTCTTCAAGCGCATGCGGTACGACGGCTCGGCGCTCGTGCTGTACGCGCTGCGCGAGAAGGTCGGCCAGGAGACGTTCGGGAAGATCGAGCGCGCCTGGGTCACCAAGTACCGCGGCAAGATCGCCGGTACGCAGGACTACATAGACCTGGCGTCGAAGGTCGCCGGCCAGGACCTCGACGGCTTCCTGCACCCGTGGCTGTACGGCGCGAAGACCCCACCGATGCCGAACCACCCCGACTGGGTGGTCAATCCGGTCCAGAGCTGA
- a CDS encoding TetR/AcrR family transcriptional regulator produces the protein MNNSQQSGVDRPRARGTDRSLARRAELIAIGRKLFADTSYDALSMDDIARQAHVAKGLIYYYFKSKRGYYLAIVEDSVADLISRASGGLELPPVERVHRTIDGYLRYAEHNQAAYRTIITGGVGFDTEVQAIREGVREVIVETIAEGAYGRRKIAPLPRMALLGWLYSVEGATLDWIGHPTLPRDTVRELLVKMLGGAMRAVEELDPAYPAPSDARRDV, from the coding sequence TTGAATAATAGTCAACAGAGCGGCGTCGACCGCCCTCGGGCGCGCGGCACCGACCGCTCCCTTGCGCGCCGTGCCGAACTCATCGCCATCGGACGCAAGTTGTTCGCCGACACGTCCTACGACGCGCTGTCGATGGACGACATCGCACGGCAGGCACATGTCGCCAAAGGGCTCATCTACTACTACTTCAAGTCCAAGCGCGGCTACTACCTCGCCATCGTCGAGGACTCGGTCGCGGACCTGATCTCCCGGGCGTCGGGCGGACTCGAACTGCCCCCCGTGGAGCGGGTGCACCGCACCATCGACGGCTATCTGCGCTACGCCGAGCACAACCAGGCCGCGTACCGCACGATCATCACCGGCGGAGTCGGTTTCGACACCGAAGTACAGGCCATACGCGAGGGCGTGCGCGAAGTCATCGTCGAGACCATCGCCGAAGGCGCGTACGGCAGGCGCAAGATCGCGCCGCTGCCCCGCATGGCGCTGCTCGGCTGGCTCTACAGCGTCGAGGGCGCCACCCTCGACTGGATCGGTCACCCGACACTGCCGCGCGACACCGTGCGCGAGCTGCTGGTCAAGATGCTGGGCGGCGCCATGCGCGCCGTCGAGGAGCTCGACCCCGCGTACCCGGCCCCCTCGGACGCCCGCCGCGACGTATGA
- a CDS encoding Lrp/AsnC family transcriptional regulator encodes MEELDRQIVQLLVADGRMSYTDLGKATGLSTSAVHQRVRRLEQRGVIRGYAAVVDSESVGLPLTAFISVKPFDPSAPDDIAERLADVPEIEACHSVAGDENYILKVRVSTPHELEELLARLRTLAGVSTRTTVVLSTPYEARPPRI; translated from the coding sequence ATGGAGGAGCTGGACCGACAAATTGTGCAGCTGCTCGTCGCAGACGGGCGGATGAGTTACACCGACCTGGGCAAGGCCACGGGCCTGTCCACGTCCGCCGTGCACCAGCGGGTGCGCCGGCTGGAGCAGCGTGGCGTCATCCGCGGCTATGCCGCGGTCGTGGATTCCGAGTCCGTCGGGCTGCCTCTGACCGCCTTCATCTCGGTGAAGCCGTTCGACCCGAGCGCCCCGGACGACATCGCGGAACGCCTCGCCGACGTCCCCGAGATCGAGGCCTGCCACAGCGTCGCGGGCGACGAGAACTACATCCTCAAGGTGCGCGTCTCGACCCCGCACGAACTGGAGGAGCTGCTCGCCCGGCTGCGCACACTGGCGGGGGTGTCGACGCGCACGACGGTGGTGCTGTCGACGCCGTACGAGGCCCGACCGCCCAGGATCTGA
- a CDS encoding acyl-CoA dehydrogenase family protein, producing MPDRAPQPVDRELPTDEARDLISLVRDIAQREIAPKAAEEEDAGHFPREVFSLLSESGLLGLPYDSEYGGGDQPYEVYLQVLEELAAARLTVGLGVSVHSLACHALANYGTKEQQVEHLPAMLGGGLLGAYCLSEPSSGSDAASLRTKAVRDGDHWVITGTKAWITHGGIADFYTVLARSGGEGPRGITAFLVPGDAEGLSAALPEKKMGMKGSPTAQVHFDGVRVCDDRRVGDEGQGFAIALSALDSGRLGIAACAIGVAQAALDEAVAYATDRQQFGRPISDFQGLRFMLADMATQIEAGRALYLAAARLRDAGRPFSKQAAMAKLLCTDTAMKVTTDAVQVLGGYGYTADFPVERYMREAKVLQIVEGTNQIQRMVIARHLAGPDSR from the coding sequence ATGCCCGACCGCGCCCCGCAGCCGGTGGACCGTGAACTGCCCACGGACGAGGCCCGGGATCTGATCTCGCTCGTCCGTGACATCGCGCAGCGCGAGATCGCCCCGAAGGCGGCCGAGGAGGAGGATGCCGGGCACTTCCCGCGCGAGGTCTTCAGCCTGTTGTCCGAGTCGGGACTGCTCGGGCTGCCCTACGACTCCGAGTACGGCGGTGGAGATCAGCCGTACGAGGTCTACCTCCAGGTCCTCGAAGAGCTCGCCGCGGCCCGTCTCACCGTCGGCCTCGGCGTCAGCGTGCACTCCCTCGCCTGCCATGCCCTCGCGAACTACGGCACCAAGGAACAGCAGGTCGAGCACCTGCCCGCGATGCTCGGCGGCGGTCTCCTCGGCGCGTACTGCCTCTCCGAGCCGTCCTCCGGTTCGGATGCCGCCTCGCTGCGGACCAAGGCCGTGCGGGACGGTGACCACTGGGTGATCACGGGCACCAAGGCCTGGATCACGCACGGCGGCATCGCCGACTTCTACACCGTGCTCGCGCGCAGCGGTGGCGAGGGCCCCCGCGGCATCACGGCCTTCCTGGTGCCCGGCGACGCCGAGGGGCTGAGCGCCGCGCTGCCCGAGAAGAAGATGGGCATGAAGGGCTCGCCCACCGCCCAGGTCCACTTCGACGGGGTGCGGGTCTGCGACGACCGGCGCGTCGGTGACGAAGGTCAGGGCTTCGCGATCGCCCTGTCCGCGCTCGACTCGGGGCGGCTCGGCATCGCGGCCTGCGCCATTGGTGTCGCCCAGGCGGCCCTCGACGAGGCCGTGGCGTACGCCACCGACCGACAGCAGTTCGGGCGGCCGATCTCGGACTTCCAGGGGCTGCGCTTCATGCTCGCCGACATGGCGACGCAGATCGAGGCGGGCCGGGCGCTCTACCTGGCCGCGGCACGGCTGCGCGACGCGGGCCGGCCGTTCTCCAAGCAGGCGGCCATGGCCAAGCTGCTGTGCACGGACACCGCGATGAAGGTCACCACGGACGCCGTCCAGGTGCTCGGCGGCTACGGCTACACCGCGGACTTCCCGGTCGAGCGCTATATGCGCGAGGCCAAGGTCCTCCAGATCGTCGAGGGCACCAATCAGATCCAGCGGATGGTCATCGCTCGTCACCTCGCGGGTCCCGACTCGCGCTGA
- a CDS encoding SCO1431 family membrane protein, producing the protein MTATSATTTRLRARTGGPKDDGPKILEHVAGWTFVVVLAMLVTQLGLL; encoded by the coding sequence ATGACCGCGACCTCCGCCACCACCACCCGTCTCCGTGCCCGCACCGGCGGCCCCAAGGACGACGGCCCCAAGATCCTCGAACATGTCGCGGGCTGGACCTTCGTCGTGGTCCTGGCCATGCTCGTCACGCAGCTCGGCCTGCTGTGA
- a CDS encoding amino acid permease translates to MSERISAPRARGQVGEDSAALDDDATLHAMGYPRKLTRRFQAFDNFAISFTIINIISGIFSSFGFGMNAGGPRILVFGWIGVSVMVLFIGAAMAEVASAYPTSGALYFSAGKLAKRHKGAWSWYTGWLNFVGQVGGTAATGYAAATFIQAFIALQWHSYEPTAQQTVMITALIIVLQGLANTYTVQLVALLNRISVWWLLIGLVVIVSTLIVMPDGHQSASFVTHFVNNTGFTNGLYGGMLGLLVTSWTFTGFDGSFHMSEETVRATVNAPKGITRAIGYSAITGLILMLALVYSIHDYGQVASSSAPPVQILIDGLGMGTAKAILLIVIGAMLFCGLANLTSNTRQIFAFSRDGAMPGSRWWHSVSPRTRTPVKAVWLAVACSLALVVPGWWSHTAFTAIVSVNVVGLFLAYAVPIFLRLRLGDEFRPGPWHLGRWSKFVGWVAVIWILASSVLFMLPQVSPITGDTFNYASIALAAVLIIATVWWFATARRRFQGPVSYGRPDEVAAMDLI, encoded by the coding sequence GTGTCAGAACGGATATCGGCCCCGCGCGCGAGAGGTCAGGTCGGCGAGGATTCCGCCGCGCTCGACGACGACGCGACACTTCATGCGATGGGATATCCGCGAAAGCTCACACGCCGATTTCAGGCGTTCGACAATTTCGCGATCTCCTTCACCATCATCAACATCATCTCCGGTATTTTCTCATCCTTCGGATTCGGTATGAATGCCGGTGGTCCGCGCATTCTCGTTTTCGGCTGGATCGGCGTCTCCGTCATGGTGCTGTTCATCGGCGCCGCCATGGCGGAGGTGGCTTCCGCCTATCCGACGAGCGGGGCGCTCTATTTCTCCGCCGGGAAGCTCGCCAAGCGCCACAAGGGTGCCTGGTCCTGGTACACGGGCTGGCTGAATTTCGTCGGCCAGGTGGGCGGCACGGCCGCCACCGGGTACGCGGCCGCCACCTTCATCCAGGCCTTCATCGCCCTGCAGTGGCACTCGTACGAGCCGACCGCCCAGCAGACGGTCATGATCACGGCGCTGATCATCGTGCTCCAGGGTCTGGCCAATACCTACACCGTGCAGTTGGTCGCCCTGCTCAACCGGATCTCGGTGTGGTGGCTGCTGATCGGGCTCGTAGTGATCGTGAGCACCCTGATCGTGATGCCCGACGGCCACCAGTCGGCCTCGTTCGTCACGCATTTCGTCAACAACACCGGTTTCACGAACGGCCTTTACGGAGGGATGCTCGGCCTGCTGGTCACCAGTTGGACCTTCACGGGCTTCGACGGCAGCTTCCACATGTCCGAGGAAACGGTGCGCGCCACGGTCAACGCGCCCAAGGGGATCACGCGGGCGATCGGCTATTCGGCGATCACCGGACTGATCCTCATGCTCGCCCTTGTATACAGCATTCATGACTATGGCCAAGTGGCGAGCTCTTCGGCGCCGCCCGTGCAGATTCTCATCGATGGGCTTGGCATGGGCACAGCGAAGGCCATCCTGCTGATCGTGATCGGGGCCATGCTCTTCTGCGGCCTGGCCAATCTGACCAGCAACACCCGGCAGATCTTCGCCTTCTCCCGGGACGGCGCGATGCCGGGCTCCCGCTGGTGGCACTCGGTCTCGCCGCGCACCCGTACCCCCGTCAAGGCCGTCTGGCTGGCGGTTGCCTGCTCGCTGGCCCTTGTCGTGCCCGGCTGGTGGTCGCACACGGCCTTCACCGCCATCGTCAGCGTCAACGTCGTCGGGCTCTTCCTCGCCTACGCCGTGCCGATCTTCCTGCGGCTGCGGCTCGGCGACGAGTTCCGGCCCGGCCCGTGGCACCTGGGCCGCTGGAGCAAGTTCGTCGGCTGGGTGGCCGTGATCTGGATCCTCGCCAGCAGCGTGCTGTTCATGCTGCCCCAGGTCTCGCCGATCACCGGCGACACCTTCAACTACGCGTCGATCGCCCTGGCCGCGGTGCTGATCATCGCCACGGTGTGGTGGTTCGCCACGGCGCGCCGCCGCTTCCAGGGGCCGGTCAGCTACGGGCGGCCCGACGAGGTCGCGGCGATGGACCTCATCTGA
- a CDS encoding glycoside hydrolase family 18 protein: MLRPHRFRLRALLSAACCAVLGAGLLAGAGTATAAPETGTAQAAAAGSKVVGYFTEWGVYDRNYHVKNVETSGSAAKLTHINYAFGNVTGGKCAMGDSYAATDKAYTADQSVDGVADTWDQPLRGNFNQLRKLKKKHPNLKVLWSFGGWTWSSGFGEAARNPAAFAQSCYDLVENSKWADVFDGIDIDWEYPNACGNTCDTSGKAAFKNLMSALRAKFGSGNLVTAAITADATAGGKIDAADYAGAAQYVDWYNPMTYDFFGAWDATGPTAPHSPLNSYTGIPKAGYYTSATISKLKGLGIPASKLLLGIGFYGRGWTGVTQAAPGGTATGPAAGTYEQGIDDYKVLKSKCPATGTVGGTAYAKCGNNWWSYDTPSTIAGKMSYKNAQGLGGTFFWELSGDTSNGELIKSIN, encoded by the coding sequence ATGCTCAGACCGCACCGCTTCCGCCTCCGGGCACTCCTGTCCGCCGCCTGTTGCGCCGTCCTCGGCGCGGGGCTGCTGGCCGGCGCCGGGACGGCGACCGCCGCCCCGGAGACCGGCACCGCCCAGGCCGCCGCGGCCGGTTCCAAGGTCGTCGGCTACTTCACCGAATGGGGCGTCTACGACCGGAACTACCACGTCAAGAACGTCGAGACCTCCGGCTCGGCCGCCAAACTGACCCACATCAACTACGCGTTCGGCAACGTCACCGGCGGCAAGTGCGCCATGGGCGACTCGTACGCGGCGACCGACAAGGCGTACACGGCCGACCAGTCCGTGGACGGCGTCGCCGACACCTGGGACCAGCCGCTGCGCGGCAACTTCAACCAGCTGCGCAAGCTGAAGAAGAAGCACCCGAACCTCAAGGTCCTGTGGTCCTTCGGCGGTTGGACCTGGTCGAGCGGTTTCGGCGAGGCCGCCAGGAACCCGGCCGCGTTCGCCCAGTCCTGCTACGACCTGGTCGAGAACTCCAAGTGGGCGGACGTCTTCGACGGCATCGACATCGACTGGGAGTACCCGAACGCCTGCGGCAACACCTGTGACACCAGCGGCAAGGCGGCCTTCAAGAACCTGATGTCGGCGCTGCGGGCGAAGTTCGGCAGCGGCAACCTGGTCACCGCGGCGATCACGGCCGACGCCACCGCCGGCGGCAAGATCGACGCGGCGGACTACGCGGGCGCGGCGCAGTACGTCGACTGGTACAACCCGATGACGTACGACTTCTTCGGCGCCTGGGACGCGACCGGGCCGACGGCCCCACACTCGCCGCTGAACTCGTACACCGGTATTCCGAAGGCGGGTTACTACACCTCCGCGACGATCTCGAAGCTCAAGGGTCTCGGCATCCCGGCCTCGAAGCTGCTGCTCGGCATCGGCTTCTACGGGCGCGGCTGGACCGGTGTCACACAGGCGGCGCCGGGTGGCACGGCGACCGGCCCGGCGGCGGGAACCTACGAGCAGGGCATCGACGACTACAAGGTGCTCAAGTCGAAGTGCCCGGCGACCGGCACGGTGGGCGGCACCGCCTACGCCAAGTGCGGGAACAACTGGTGGAGTTACGACACTCCCTCGACCATCGCGGGCAAGATGAGCTACAAGAACGCGCAGGGCCTGGGCGGCACCTTCTTCTGGGAACTGAGCGGTGACACCTCGAACGGCGAGCTGATCAAGTCGATCAACTAG
- a CDS encoding phosphotransferase family protein: MATAPRPRTTTRDPEELAHRLTAWLATRLPGAKAVNVSVPASNGMSSETLLFDIEHPEPPLRACALRLAADPAAYTVFPVYDMPRQYRTMRLVAEHTDLPVPRVPWLEEDPGPLGAPFFVMERIEGRVPPDVMPYTYEGNWLHAASEEERERLEAASTGLLARLHDQVPVREADFLALPGDGSPLRRHVGSQRAYYAWVVDGLSRSPLIESAFDRLDDLWPRDEGEAVFNWGDARIGNVIYDGFDPVAVLDWEMAAQAPREVDLGWTVYLHRFFQDLTVSFGQRGLPDFLRRDRVERRYAELTGHVPRDMDFYTLYAALRHAIVMLRVAYRQAHFGEIAVPPDPDTLILHHGSLRAMVQGSYWEGPGVAR, translated from the coding sequence ATGGCCACGGCACCGCGCCCCCGTACGACCACACGTGATCCGGAGGAGCTCGCCCATCGGCTGACGGCCTGGCTCGCCACGCGTCTGCCCGGCGCCAAGGCGGTGAACGTGAGCGTCCCCGCGTCCAACGGCATGTCGAGCGAGACCTTGCTCTTCGACATCGAGCACCCCGAACCACCCCTGCGTGCCTGCGCGTTGAGACTCGCGGCGGACCCGGCGGCGTACACCGTCTTCCCCGTGTACGACATGCCACGGCAGTACCGCACGATGCGCCTCGTCGCCGAGCACACCGATCTACCCGTGCCGCGTGTGCCGTGGCTGGAGGAGGACCCCGGGCCGCTCGGGGCGCCGTTCTTCGTCATGGAACGGATCGAGGGGCGCGTGCCTCCGGACGTCATGCCCTATACGTACGAGGGGAATTGGCTGCACGCGGCGAGCGAGGAGGAGCGCGAGCGCCTGGAGGCGGCCTCGACAGGACTCCTCGCACGGCTGCACGACCAAGTCCCGGTACGAGAGGCCGACTTCCTGGCATTGCCCGGCGACGGCAGCCCGCTGCGCCGTCACGTCGGCAGCCAACGCGCCTACTATGCATGGGTGGTTGACGGGCTGTCACGCTCGCCCCTCATCGAGAGCGCCTTCGACCGGCTCGACGACCTGTGGCCGCGCGACGAGGGCGAGGCAGTGTTCAACTGGGGCGACGCGCGCATCGGGAACGTCATCTACGACGGTTTCGACCCCGTGGCGGTGCTCGACTGGGAGATGGCGGCGCAGGCCCCGCGCGAGGTCGACCTCGGCTGGACCGTCTATCTGCACCGCTTCTTCCAGGACCTGACCGTGAGCTTCGGCCAGCGCGGACTGCCCGACTTCCTGCGCCGCGACCGGGTGGAGCGGCGCTATGCCGAACTCACCGGCCACGTACCGCGCGACATGGACTTCTACACCCTGTACGCCGCGCTGCGGCACGCGATCGTGATGCTCCGCGTCGCCTACCGCCAGGCGCACTTCGGCGAGATCGCAGTGCCCCCGGACCCGGACACACTGATCCTGCACCATGGCAGCCTGCGAGCCATGGTGCAGGGCAGCTACTGGGAGGGACCGGGAGTCGCTCGCTGA
- a CDS encoding peptidase C39 family protein — protein MTRASEPSRRAVLAAAVAAAAAGAASPAAAATPTGSAEAPSSLVDNRAWTSYTDWRSGSAQGTRAVPGVRPGLVIAAPAGTYDYTDPHTGKTAGWEYATWTSPVHRLAVPSTEAIASWNAHTPAGTWLQVELTGTYSDGTDTPWYVMGRWAAGDQDIRRTSVDDQSDGKSSIWTDTFSIDAAASGLRLVSYRLRLTLYRTPGTRITPTVWRLGAMGSDVPDRFTVPASTPGLAQELGVPRYSQEIHAGQYPEYDNGGEAWCSPTSSQMIIEYWGRKPTAEQLAWVNPDYGDPQVCHAARFTYDYQYAGCGNWPFNAAYAATYKDLQGVVTRLGSLTDLETLIAAGIPAITSQSFLKSELTGAGYGTSGHLMTVIGFTADGDVIANDPASPSDDAVRRVYKRREWENIWLRTKRYNASGKVVSGTGGVCYLYFPAHPSARQRKALAAVGVR, from the coding sequence ATGACCAGAGCTTCAGAGCCGTCCCGCAGAGCCGTCCTCGCCGCGGCGGTCGCCGCGGCAGCGGCCGGCGCCGCGAGCCCCGCGGCCGCGGCCACTCCGACCGGGTCGGCGGAAGCGCCCTCATCGCTCGTGGACAACCGTGCCTGGACCTCGTACACCGACTGGCGAAGCGGCAGCGCGCAGGGCACGCGGGCCGTGCCGGGCGTCCGTCCCGGCCTGGTGATCGCCGCCCCGGCCGGCACCTACGACTACACGGACCCGCACACCGGCAAGACCGCCGGCTGGGAGTACGCGACCTGGACCTCCCCCGTCCACCGGCTCGCGGTCCCGTCCACCGAGGCCATCGCCTCCTGGAACGCGCACACCCCGGCGGGCACCTGGCTCCAGGTCGAGCTGACCGGCACGTACTCGGACGGCACGGACACCCCCTGGTATGTGATGGGCCGCTGGGCGGCCGGAGACCAGGACATCAGGCGGACGTCCGTGGACGACCAGAGCGACGGCAAGAGCAGCATCTGGACAGACACCTTCTCCATCGACGCCGCCGCTTCGGGCCTGCGCCTCGTCTCGTACCGGCTGCGGCTGACCCTCTACCGCACCCCGGGCACCCGGATCACTCCCACGGTGTGGCGGCTCGGCGCGATGGGCTCCGACGTCCCCGACCGCTTCACCGTCCCGGCCTCCACACCGGGCCTCGCCCAGGAACTGGGCGTCCCGCGCTACTCGCAGGAGATCCACGCGGGCCAGTACCCCGAATACGACAACGGCGGCGAGGCCTGGTGCAGCCCCACCTCCTCGCAGATGATCATCGAGTACTGGGGCCGTAAGCCCACCGCGGAGCAACTGGCCTGGGTGAACCCGGACTACGGCGATCCCCAGGTGTGCCACGCGGCACGCTTCACATACGACTACCAGTACGCGGGCTGCGGCAACTGGCCCTTCAACGCCGCCTACGCGGCGACGTACAAGGACCTCCAGGGCGTGGTGACCCGCCTCGGCTCGCTCACGGATCTGGAGACGCTGATCGCCGCCGGCATCCCGGCCATAACGTCCCAGTCGTTCCTCAAGTCCGAGCTGACGGGGGCGGGGTACGGCACCTCGGGGCACCTCATGACCGTCATAGGGTTCACCGCGGACGGCGATGTGATCGCCAACGACCCGGCGTCGCCGAGCGACGACGCGGTGCGCCGCGTCTACAAGCGGCGTGAGTGGGAGAACATCTGGCTGCGGACCAAGCGGTACAACGCCTCCGGGAAGGTCGTCTCCGGTACTGGTGGCGTCTGTTATCTGTACTTCCCCGCGCATCCGTCGGCTCGGCAGCGCAAGGCGCTGGCGGCGGTGGGGGTTCGCTGA